The genomic stretch TCATAACGCGTTAGTAGTGGCGCATCACTTGGTGCGCCATTGATATATGGGTTACTAGTGCCGCACCACTAGTgtgccactactaaaagttagcagtggtgtGATATTAGTGCGcaacactagtgcgccactgataagcaaaacaggtgcgccactgataagctgttttcctagtagtgatgggAGGGTTGTGTGACACCTCCTCGACCATCAATTCGACGGGGCGGCGGAGCTCTAGAATGGATTGAGGGTCACGCGGCGAAGATCTGGAATAGAACGGCGGCCGCACATCACCAGGACCCAATTCAGATTGGCAGAAGGGATTACATCGGTCACCTAGAGGCTAGAGCAGTGGgggtggggaggaggagggaaCGCATCAGGCAACAATGACTAACGATTGCGCAAGTTAAGTTTTTGACGACGATAGTCAGGGAGGTCGCACCAAGGCCAGGGGCTAAAATGAAATTTCCATATGGCGGCCGGTCGGCTATGCACTTCTGGAGGGGATTTCTATCGTGGCAACCACGCAGTGTCGCATATTTGCAGCACATGGGAGCAAAATTTTGGGCTGGCtctatttttttttgcatcacCAAATAAGTATAGATCACCTATTGTAGAACTGCGTTTTGGCCCCAAACGCCTTATAAATTACCTTTTTAGAGAGGCGAGCCTACTACTTATCATGTTTTAGATAATGTCTTAGCTGGCAAATACTACTACTACACAGGTTGTGTCGGTGGTCCAACATCCACCCCCGGGTTGCATCTAGATTCACATGAGAACCAACATatagttggatggttaggagtagGGGTGGGCGTTCGGTGATGACCGCCAACTCGATCTTTGTATTTTGGTATATTTTAAATTCAATCATCCAAAATTGAAGGCGGACATATACTTGTTACTTATTTCAGTGTTTCATTAAGCTGAATTTTTTTTCGGTGGGAGGTGAAGTTTCCGCTGATATCAAAATTTTATGCTAAGTTGGTCAATCTAAATACCTGCTAGAACAGCCTCTCGGATGCTCACAAGGTGTAGTGTCTATGCCGTATTTGTGAGTGTGTGTGGGTCAGTGTTTCTCCGCACGAAAAAAAAACACCCGCATCCAGGCCCGGCTAGGGGAAGTTGGACTCGGATGTGGCCTAGTGGTGGCCAGTTTATTAGCCCGAACGGCCCGTCTCCTCCACCGGAGACGATATAGGATCAAAGCCGCTGCCCgctgcccgccgcccgccgcatcGCATGGCCAACCGCCACTACGTTTTCGCGGATGACGTGGAAATCCCCCCAACGAGAAGGCCAACCCCGGAGAGGATGATCCCTCCTGGCTTGCCGCCGGCCGACGGTCAGGACCCCCCGGAGGTTTGCGTCCCCGATCCCTTCCTTGATCTACTCGAAAAttgaggattttttttgtttatttatggGTTGATCGATTCGAATTGCACAATCATGGCTTCAGATCTGCTTGTCTGCATGTTAGGCGACTGCTAATTAAACTGGGGAATTTTGTGCTTCGATGTTGTTTAAGCAATTCGCAAAAAAACTTAATCTTGCGTTGCGTGCTGCAGGGGTGGACTCCGATCCGTATTCAGTGTCAGTACGTCACGGAACCCGACGGCACACCGTCCACCCTGCTCCTCTACAGCAGGCCATGCGCTGCACCTCAGCACCACTGTCCAGACGCAAGCACCGATGACCGACCCGAGCGGTATGATGGTCGCCGGTGGTCACCCGAGCCTCTCGAAGTCGAAGGAGCGACGAGGGTGGTGCGCCTTGCCGAGATGCTCtcgctggaccagctccaagccgACGACGAGTACCAGCAGTTGGTGGAAGATGTCTCGGATGAGGCGCGCAGGTTCGGGGACCTGGTGAAGGCCGTGATCCCGCGGCctggccctggtgctgatgatccGGTGGTCGCCGGAGCCGGGAAGGTGTTCCTGGAGTACGCGTCCCTGGACCAGGCGATCCGATGTTGGGAGGCCATGGATGGCAGGTGGTTTGCCCGGAGGCAAATTGTCGCTGGGTTCTACCCTGAGGACATGTTTGCTGCTGGAGACTACAGCTGTGACGGACAGAATTAGATTCAGTTACGAACTTTGTACTTGCTCCCTCCGCATAATAAGTgtcaggtttagtttaaatttatccAGTCTAAATTGAAATTAAG from Lolium rigidum isolate FL_2022 chromosome 4, APGP_CSIRO_Lrig_0.1, whole genome shotgun sequence encodes the following:
- the LOC124646519 gene encoding poly(U)-binding-splicing factor half pint-like gives rise to the protein MANRHYVFADDVEIPPTRRPTPERMIPPGLPPADGQDPPEGWTPIRIQCQYVTEPDGTPSTLLLYSRPCAAPQHHCPDASTDDRPERYDGRRWSPEPLEVEGATRVVRLAEMLSLDQLQADDEYQQLVEDVSDEARRFGDLVKAVIPRPGPGADDPVVAGAGKVFLEYASLDQAIRCWEAMDGRWFARRQIVAGFYPEDMFAAGDYSCDGQN